From a region of the Macrobrachium nipponense isolate FS-2020 chromosome 20, ASM1510439v2, whole genome shotgun sequence genome:
- the LOC135194980 gene encoding sentrin-specific protease 8-like encodes MADRVILSYHDCLIHESDLRLLEGRNWLNDSLLAFWFEHLQHEVFCENTRLLFISPEVTQLIKMGDPNELPIFLDPLEARFKDHIFLPVNDNSSVIASGGSHWSLLIYSKYDNKWYHYDSQRGCNFRDARCLVQRINSYLDRDIPATLVDAQCTQQDNSYDCGAFVMTYAYRAAEQAVKGXALGALYVDRLEVNRMRDLIKSLVYSLKR; translated from the exons ATGGCAGACCGTGTTATTTTGAGCTATCATGACTGCTTGATTCACGAATCTGACCTTCGACTTTTGGAGGGTCGTAACTGGCTCAACGACTCGCTATTAGCCTTCTGGTTTGAGCATTTACAACACGAGGTTTTCTGTGAGAACACTCGTCTCTTATTTATCAGTCCAGAAGTGACACAGTTGATTAAAATGGGTGATCCAAATGAACTCCCAATTTTCTTAGATCCTCTTGAAGCCAGGTTCAAAGATCACATTTTTCTCCCAGTAAATGATAATTCTTCAGTCATTGCTTCAGGTGGGAGTCATTGGAGTCTCCTGATCTATAGTAAGTATGACAACAAGTGGTATCACTACGATTCTCAGAGGGGATGCAATTTCCGTGATGCCCGTTGTCTCGTCCAGAGGATAAATTCATATTTGGACCGAGATATTCCTGCTACATTAGTGGACGCTCAGTGTACCCAGCAGGATAACAGCTACGACTGTGGAGCTTTTGTTATGACGTATGCTTACCGGGCAGCGGAGCAAGCCGTCAAAGG NNTGGCTCTCGGCGCCTTGTATGTGGATCGGCTGGAAGTCAACAGAATGAGAGATCTGATAAAGTCACTTGTATATAGCCTGAAAAGGTGA
- the LOC135194951 gene encoding LOW QUALITY PROTEIN: sentrin-specific protease 8-like (The sequence of the model RefSeq protein was modified relative to this genomic sequence to represent the inferred CDS: deleted 3 bases in 3 codons): MADRVILSYHDCLIHESDLRLLEGRNWLNDSLLAFWFEHLQHEVFCENTRLLFISPEVTQLIKMGDPNELPIFLDPLEGQFKDHIFLPVNDNSSVIASGGSHWSLLIYSKYDNKWYHYDSQRGCNFRDARCLVQRINSYLDRDIPATLVDAQCTQQDNSYDCGAFLFMTYAYRAAEQAVK; encoded by the exons ATGGCAGACCGTGTTATTTTGAGCTATCATGACTGCTTGATTCACGAATCTGACCTTCGACTTTTGGAGGGTCGTAACTGGCTCAACGACTCGCTATTAGCCTTCTGGTTTGAGCATTTACAACACGAGGTTTTCTGTGAGAACACTCGTCTCTTATTTATCAGTCCAGAAGTGACACAGTTGATTAAAATGGGTGATCCAAATGAA CTCCCAATTTTCTTAGATCCTCTTGAAGGCCAGTTC AAAGATCACATTTTTCTCCCAGTAAATGAT AATTCTTCAGTCATTGCTTCAGGTGGGAGTCATTGGAGTCTCCTGATCTATAGTAAGTATGACAACAAGTGGTATCACTACGATTCTCAGAGGGGATGCAATTTCCGTGATGCCCGTTGTCTCGTCCAGAGGATAAATTCATATTTGGACCGAGATATTCCTGCTACATTAGTGGACGCTCAGTGTACCCAGCAGGATAACAGCTACGACTGTGGAGCTTTTTTGTTTATGACGTATGCTTACCGGGCAGCGGAGCAAGCCGTCAAA
- the LOC135195501 gene encoding mediator of RNA polymerase II transcription subunit 31-like, producing FVAGESEDAQRLRFQIELEFVQCLANPNYLLFLAQRGYFKEQTFINYLKYLQYWKDPEYAKYLKYPMCLYFLDLLQHENFRKEIVNGQCCKFIDDQTVLHWQHYTRKRMKLLETGANQQGSQTPVSQSTAVTGAPTPAPLPTNLINGHGQIQKV from the exons tttgttgcagGAGAGAGTGAGGATGCCCAGCGCTTAAGGTTCCAGATTGAACTGGAATTTGTCCAGTGTCTGGCCAATCCAAATTATCTCCTCT TTCTGGCCCAGCGTGGTTACTTCAAAGAACAGACGTTTATCAACTATCTAAAGTATCTTCAGTACTGGAAGGATCCAGAGTATGCAAAGTACTTGAA GTACCCTATGTGCTTGTATTTTTTGGATCTTCTGCAACACGAGAATTTCAGGAAAGAAATTGTGAATGGTCAGTGCTGCAAGTTTATTGATGATCAGACTGTGTTACACTGGCAGCATTATACTCGTAAACGGATGAAATTGTTGGAAACTGGTGCTAACCAACAAGGGTCACAAACACCTGTATCACAGTCTACTGCTGTTACTGGTGCTCCCACGCCTGCACCATTGCCAACTAATTTGATCAATGGTCATGGACAAATCCAAAAAGTATGA